DNA from Longimicrobiales bacterium:
GTGACGCCACACTGGTTTCCAAGGAGCTCGAGACATGAAGATGCGAATGTTCCGGGGCGTCCGTCATGCGGCCGTGCTCGGCCTTGTCGCCGGTTCCACGACGCTCGCCGCATGCGGCACCATCTCGACGCAGCAGGAGCAGCAGCTCGGGGCCGATTACGCCTCGCAGATCAATGCGCAGCTGCCGATCGTCGACGACGCGCAGCTCAACTCGTACATCAACAACCTGGGCCGGCAGATCGCGGCAGCGGGTGACCGCCGGATTCCCTACCGGTTCTACATCGTCAACGCGGAGCAGGTAAACGCCTTCGCGGTGCCCGGCGGCTACGTGTACGTCAATCGCGGCCTGGTCGAAGCGACCGACAACATGAGCGAGCTGGCCGGCGTGCTCGCGCATGAGATCGGCCACGTGGAGGAGCGCCACAGCGTCGAGCAGATGAGCCGTGTCCAGAACGCCAACCTCGGCCTGAACCTCGCCTACATCCTGCTGGGCCGCGCGCCGAGCGGGCTGGAGCAGGCGGCAATCGGCGTCGGCGGCAACCTCGTGTTCGCACGCTACAGCCGGGGTGCCGAGGACGAGGCCGACGAGGTCGCGATCCCGCTGCTCATGGGGGCGGGCATCAACCCGCGCGGGCTGCTGACGTTCTTCGACGAGCTGCTCGAGCAGCAGCGACGCTCGCCGAGCAGTGTCGAGACATGGTTCTCCACGCACCCGACCACGCAGGACCGTATCGCGAACACGCGGGCGCGGATCGATCGCATTCCAGCGTCGCAGCTCAGCCGGCTGCAGACGAACAGCTCTGCGTACAACACGTTCAAGGCGCGCATGGCGCGCTACCAGAGGCCGCCCGCGGAGTACCGCGTTTCGGGCCGCTGACGGAGAGGATCCCGGTGCGACACGGCCGCGTCCCTGACGGGGGCGCGGCCGATTGCTTTGCACCGTGCATGCGCTACGTTCCCGCGCGACAGGAGCGAGCTCATGACCAGCATCCCCATTGCACTGACCATCGCCGGCAGCGACAGCGGCGGCGGCGCCGGCATCCAGGCCGACCTGAAGACGTTCCACGCCTTCGGTACGTTCGGCACGTCCGTCATTACCGCACTCACCGCGCAGAACACCGTGGGCGTGCAGGGCGTACACGCCGTGCCACCCGACTTCGTGCGTGCCCAGCTCGATGCCGTTGCAACCGACCTCCGACCCGCGGCACTCAAGACCGGCATGCTCGCCACCGCGGAGATCGTCACCGCGGTTGCGGATGGTATCCAGGCGCACGGGCTCGAGAACGTCGTCGCCGATCCCGTGATGATCGCGACGAGCGGAGATCGCCTGCTCGATGCCGGCGCGGAGCGCGCGATCTCCGAACGGCTGCTGCCGCTCGTCACGCTCGTGACGCCCAATCTCGACGAGGCCTCGCTGCTCGTCGGTGCACCCGTGGAGACGGTCGCGCAGATGGAGGACGCCGCACACGCGCTCGTGCAACGCGGTGCCCGCGCCGCGCTCGTCAAGGGCGGGCACCTTCCGGGAGACGAGGTCATCGACGTGCTGTTCGACGGCGCGGCGCTCGCGCAGTGGCGCCGCCCGCGCGTGCGCGGCAGCGCCGGGCACGGCACCGGCTGCACGCTGTCCGCGGCGATTGCGGCGGGACTCGCGCACGGCCGCTCGCTGCACACCGCGGTCGAGGATGCGC
Protein-coding regions in this window:
- a CDS encoding M48 family metallopeptidase, whose amino-acid sequence is MKMRMFRGVRHAAVLGLVAGSTTLAACGTISTQQEQQLGADYASQINAQLPIVDDAQLNSYINNLGRQIAAAGDRRIPYRFYIVNAEQVNAFAVPGGYVYVNRGLVEATDNMSELAGVLAHEIGHVEERHSVEQMSRVQNANLGLNLAYILLGRAPSGLEQAAIGVGGNLVFARYSRGAEDEADEVAIPLLMGAGINPRGLLTFFDELLEQQRRSPSSVETWFSTHPTTQDRIANTRARIDRIPASQLSRLQTNSSAYNTFKARMARYQRPPAEYRVSGR
- the thiD gene encoding bifunctional hydroxymethylpyrimidine kinase/phosphomethylpyrimidine kinase, translating into MTSIPIALTIAGSDSGGGAGIQADLKTFHAFGTFGTSVITALTAQNTVGVQGVHAVPPDFVRAQLDAVATDLRPAALKTGMLATAEIVTAVADGIQAHGLENVVADPVMIATSGDRLLDAGAERAISERLLPLVTLVTPNLDEASLLVGAPVETVAQMEDAAHALVQRGARAALVKGGHLPGDEVIDVLFDGAALAQWRRPRVRGSAGHGTGCTLSAAIAAGLAHGRSLHTAVEDALDYVHRAIQQAPQLGSGSSPLNHFVPAQRPRATSP